A stretch of Enterobacter cloacae complex sp. ECNIH7 DNA encodes these proteins:
- the dhaK gene encoding dihydroxyacetone kinase subunit DhaK, giving the protein MKKLINRVEDVLSEQLIGLAKAHPELTLHQDPVYVTRADAPVAGKVALLSGGGSGHEPMHCGYIGQGMLSGACPGEIFTSPTPDKMFECAMQIDGGEGVLLIIKNYTGDILNFETATELLHESGVKVTTVVVDDDVAVKDSLYTAGRRGVANTVLIEKLVGAAAERGDSLEACAELGRRLNNLGHSIGIALGACTVPAAGQPSFTLKDDEMEFGVGIHGEPGIDRRRFSSLDQTVDEMFDTLLENGAYSRTLRQWDNVKGAWQEVKQSKTALQNGDRVIALVNNLGATPLSELYGVYNRLAQRCEASGIVIERNLIGSYCTSLDMAGFSITLLKADDDTLALWDAPVHTPALNWGK; this is encoded by the coding sequence ATGAAAAAACTGATTAACCGTGTGGAAGATGTACTGAGTGAACAGCTTATCGGCCTGGCGAAGGCGCATCCTGAACTGACGCTGCACCAGGACCCGGTCTATGTCACCCGCGCTGATGCACCGGTCGCCGGCAAAGTGGCGCTGCTCTCCGGCGGCGGCAGCGGACACGAACCGATGCACTGCGGCTACATCGGCCAGGGCATGCTCTCCGGCGCCTGTCCGGGGGAAATTTTCACCTCGCCGACGCCGGACAAAATGTTCGAATGCGCGATGCAGATTGACGGCGGCGAAGGCGTCCTGCTGATTATCAAAAACTATACCGGCGACATCCTGAATTTTGAGACCGCCACCGAGCTGCTGCACGAAAGTGGCGTTAAGGTTACCACCGTCGTGGTGGATGACGACGTGGCGGTAAAAGACAGCCTCTATACCGCCGGACGCCGCGGCGTCGCCAATACCGTGCTGATTGAAAAACTGGTCGGCGCCGCCGCCGAACGCGGCGACTCGCTGGAAGCCTGCGCTGAACTGGGCCGCCGTTTAAATAACCTTGGTCACTCGATTGGCATCGCGCTGGGCGCCTGCACCGTACCGGCCGCCGGACAGCCCTCCTTTACCCTGAAAGATGATGAGATGGAGTTCGGCGTCGGCATCCATGGCGAGCCGGGTATCGACCGCCGCCGCTTCAGCTCGCTCGACCAAACCGTCGATGAGATGTTCGATACCCTGCTGGAAAACGGCGCATACAGCCGCACGCTGCGCCAGTGGGATAACGTCAAGGGAGCGTGGCAGGAAGTGAAACAGAGCAAAACCGCGCTGCAAAACGGCGATCGGGTTATCGCGCTGGTCAATAACCTCGGCGCCACCCCGCTTTCCGAACTGTACGGCGTTTACAACCGCCTTGCCCAGCGCTGCGAAGCGTCCGGCATTGTGATTGAACGCAACCTCATCGGCAGCTACTGCACCTCGCTGGATATGGCGGGTTTCTCCATCACCCTGCTGAAAGCGGATGATGACACGCT
- a CDS encoding glycerol dehydrogenase yields MLKVIQSPAKYLQGPDAAMLFGEYAKNLADSFFVIADDFVMKLAGDKVLNGLHSHNISCHAERFNGECSHAEINRLIAILKQHGCRGVVGIGGGKTLDTAKAIGYYQKLPVVVIPTIASTDAPTSALSVIYTEAGEFEEYLIYPKNPDMVVMDTAIIAKAPVRLLVAGMGDALSTWFEAKACFDARATSMAGGQSTAAALSLARLCYDTLLAEGEKARLAAQAGVVTDALERIVEANTYLSGIGFESSGLAGAHAIHNGFTILEECHHLYHGEKVAFGTLAQLVLQNSPMDEIETVLGFCQRVGLPVTLAQMGVKEGIDEKIAAVAKATCAEGETIHNMPFAVTPESVHAAILTADLLGQQWLAR; encoded by the coding sequence ATGCTAAAAGTTATTCAATCTCCAGCCAAATATCTCCAGGGACCTGATGCCGCCATGCTGTTTGGCGAATACGCTAAAAACCTGGCCGACAGCTTTTTTGTTATCGCCGATGACTTCGTGATGAAGTTGGCGGGCGACAAAGTATTGAACGGCCTGCATAGCCACAATATTAGCTGCCATGCGGAACGGTTTAACGGCGAGTGCAGCCATGCGGAAATCAACCGCCTGATCGCCATTCTTAAGCAGCACGGCTGCCGCGGCGTGGTGGGTATCGGCGGCGGGAAAACCCTCGATACCGCGAAGGCGATCGGCTATTACCAGAAGCTGCCGGTGGTGGTGATCCCGACAATTGCCTCAACCGATGCGCCGACCAGCGCGCTGTCGGTTATCTACACCGAGGCGGGCGAGTTTGAAGAGTATCTGATCTACCCGAAAAACCCGGATATGGTGGTGATGGACACGGCGATTATCGCCAAAGCGCCGGTACGCTTGCTGGTGGCCGGGATGGGCGATGCGCTCTCCACCTGGTTTGAAGCCAAGGCCTGCTTCGATGCGCGAGCCACCAGCATGGCGGGCGGGCAGTCCACGGCGGCGGCCTTGAGCCTGGCGCGCCTGTGCTATGATACGCTGCTGGCTGAAGGCGAAAAAGCACGCCTGGCGGCTCAGGCTGGAGTGGTGACCGATGCGCTGGAGCGTATTGTCGAAGCCAACACCTATCTGAGCGGTATCGGTTTTGAGAGCAGCGGCCTGGCCGGCGCGCACGCGATTCACAACGGTTTCACCATCCTTGAAGAGTGCCACCATCTGTATCACGGTGAGAAAGTGGCCTTCGGTACCCTGGCGCAGCTGGTGCTACAGAACAGCCCGATGGACGAGATTGAAACGGTGCTGGGCTTCTGCCAGCGCGTCGGCCTGCCGGTGACGCTCGCGCAGATGGGCGTCAAAGAGGGGATCGACGAGAAAATCGCCGCGGTGGCGAAAGCCACCTGCGCGGAAGGGGAAACCATCCATAATATGCCGTTTGCGGTGACCCCGGAGAGCGTCCATGCCGCTATCCTCACCGCCGATCTGTTAGGCCAGCAGTGGCTGGCGCGTTAA
- the dhaR gene encoding dihydroxyacetone kinase operon transcriptional regulator DhaR yields the protein MTVQTQETGKVVSSVIAQSWHRCSKFMQRETWQTPHQAQGLTFDSICRRKTALLTIGQAALEDAWEFMDGRPCALFILDESACILSRCGEPQTLAQLAALGFRDGSYCAESIIGTCALSLAAMQGQPINTAGDRHFKQALQPWSFCSTPVFDNHGRLFGSISLCCLVEHQSSADLSLTLAIAREVGNSLLTDSLLAESNRHLNQMYGLLESMDDGVMAWNEQGVLQFLNVQAARLLHLDAQASQGKNIADLVTLPALLRRAIKHARGLNHVEVTFESQHQFVDAVITLKPIVEAQGNSFILLLHPVEQMRQLMTSQLGKVSHTFEQMSADDPETRRLIHFGRQAARGGFPVLLCGEEGVGKELLSQAIHNESERAGGPYIAVNCQLYADSVLGQDFMGSAPTDDENGRLSRLELANGGTLFLEKIEYLAPELQSALLQVIKQGVLTRLDARRLIPVDVKVIATTTVDLANLVEQNRFSRQLYYALHSFEIVIPPLRARRNSIPSLVHNRLKSLEKRFSSRLKVDDDALAQLVAYSWPGNDFELNSVIENIAISSDNGHIRLSNLPEYLFSERPGGDSASSLLPASLTFSAIEKEAIIHAARVTSGRVQEMSQLLNIGRTTLWRKMKQYDIDASQFKRKHQA from the coding sequence ATGACTGTTCAGACTCAGGAAACCGGGAAGGTGGTCTCTTCCGTCATCGCCCAGTCATGGCACCGCTGCAGCAAGTTTATGCAGCGCGAAACCTGGCAAACGCCGCACCAGGCCCAGGGCCTGACCTTCGACTCCATCTGTCGGCGTAAAACCGCGCTGCTGACCATCGGCCAGGCGGCTCTGGAAGACGCCTGGGAGTTTATGGACGGCCGCCCCTGCGCGCTGTTTATTCTTGATGAGTCTGCCTGCATCCTGAGCCGTTGCGGCGAGCCGCAAACCCTGGCCCAGCTGGCTGCCCTGGGATTTCGCGACGGCAGCTATTGTGCGGAGAGCATTATCGGCACCTGCGCGCTGTCGCTGGCCGCGATGCAGGGCCAGCCGATCAACACCGCCGGCGATCGGCATTTTAAGCAGGCGCTACAGCCATGGAGTTTTTGCTCGACGCCGGTGTTTGATAACCACGGGCGGCTGTTCGGCTCTATCTCGCTTTGCTGTCTGGTCGAGCACCAGTCCAGCGCCGACCTCTCCCTGACGCTGGCCATCGCCCGCGAGGTGGGTAACTCCCTGCTTACCGACAGCCTGCTGGCGGAATCCAACCGTCACCTCAATCAGATGTACGGCCTGCTGGAGAGCATGGACGATGGGGTGATGGCGTGGAACGAACAGGGCGTGCTGCAGTTTCTCAATGTTCAGGCGGCGAGACTGCTGCATCTTGATGCTCAGGCCAGCCAGGGGAAAAATATCGCCGATCTGGTGACCCTCCCGGCGCTGCTGCGCCGCGCCATCAAACACGCCCGTGGCCTGAATCACGTCGAAGTCACCTTTGAAAGTCAGCATCAGTTTGTCGATGCGGTGATCACCTTAAAACCGATTGTCGAGGCGCAAGGCAACAGTTTTATTCTGCTGCTGCACCCGGTGGAGCAGATGCGGCAGCTGATGACCAGCCAGCTCGGTAAAGTGAGCCACACCTTTGAGCAGATGTCTGCCGACGATCCGGAAACCCGACGCCTGATCCACTTTGGCCGCCAGGCGGCGCGCGGTGGCTTCCCGGTGCTGCTGTGCGGCGAAGAGGGGGTTGGGAAAGAGCTGCTGAGCCAGGCTATCCACAATGAAAGCGAACGGGCGGGCGGCCCCTACATCGCCGTCAACTGCCAGCTATATGCCGACAGCGTGCTGGGCCAGGACTTTATGGGCAGCGCCCCTACCGACGATGAAAATGGTCGCCTGAGCCGCCTTGAGCTGGCCAACGGCGGCACCCTGTTTCTGGAAAAGATCGAGTATCTGGCGCCGGAGCTGCAGTCGGCCCTGCTGCAGGTGATTAAGCAGGGCGTGCTCACCCGCCTCGACGCCCGGCGCCTGATCCCGGTGGATGTGAAGGTGATTGCCACCACCACCGTCGATCTGGCCAATCTGGTGGAACAGAACCGCTTTAGCCGCCAGCTGTACTATGCGCTGCACTCCTTTGAGATCGTCATCCCGCCGCTGCGCGCCCGACGCAACAGTATTCCGTCGCTGGTGCATAACCGGTTGAAGAGCCTGGAGAAGCGTTTCTCTTCGCGACTGAAAGTGGACGATGACGCGCTGGCGCAGCTGGTGGCCTACTCATGGCCGGGGAATGATTTTGAGCTCAACAGCGTCATTGAGAATATCGCCATCAGCAGCGACAACGGCCACATTCGCCTGAGTAATCTGCCGGAATATCTCTTTTCCGAGCGGCCGGGCGGGGATAGCGCGTCATCGCTGCTGCCGGCCAGCCTGACCTTTAGCGCCATCGAAAAGGAAGCTATTATTCACGCCGCCCGGGTGACCAGCGGGCGGGTGCAGGAGATGTCGCAGCTGCTCAATATCGGCCGCACCACCCTGTGGCGCAAAATGAAGCAGTACGATATTGACGCCAGCCAATTCAAGCGCAAGCATCAGGCCTAG
- a CDS encoding cob(I)yrinic acid a,c-diamide adenosyltransferase: MYRIYTRTGDKGTTALYGGSRIEKDHIRVEAYGTVDELISQLGVCYATTRDAGLRESLHHIQQTLFVLGTELASDARGLTRLSQTVGEEEITALERLIDRNMAESGPLKQFVIPGRNLASAQLHVARTQSRRLERLLTTMDRAHPLRDALKRYSNRLSDALFSMARIEETRPDACA, encoded by the coding sequence ATGTATCGTATCTATACCCGCACCGGGGATAAAGGCACCACCGCCCTGTACGGCGGCAGCCGCATCGAGAAAGACCATATTCGCGTCGAGGCCTACGGCACCGTCGATGAACTGATATCCCAACTGGGCGTCTGCTACGCCACGACCCGCGACGCCGGGCTCCGGGAAAGCCTGCACCATATTCAGCAGACGCTGTTCGTGCTGGGGACTGAACTGGCCAGCGATGCGCGGGGCCTGACCCGCCTGAGCCAGACGGTCGGCGAAGAGGAGATCACCGCCCTGGAGCGGCTTATCGACCGCAATATGGCCGAGAGCGGCCCGTTAAAACAGTTCGTGATCCCGGGGAGGAATCTCGCCTCTGCCCAGCTGCACGTGGCGCGCACCCAGTCCCGTCGGCTCGAACGCCTGCTGACGACCATGGACCGCGCGCATCCGCTGCGCGACGCGCTCAAACGCTACAGCAATCGCCTGTCGGATGCCCTGTTCTCCATGGCGCGTATCGAGGAGACTAGGCCTGATGCTTGCGCTTGA
- a CDS encoding glycerol dehydratase reactivase beta/small subunit family protein yields MSLSPPGVRLFYDPRGHHAGAINELCWGLEEQGVPCQTITYDGGGDAAALGALAARSSPLRVGIGLSASGEIALTHAQLPADAPLATGHVTDSDDHLRTLGANAGQLVKVLPLSERN; encoded by the coding sequence ATGTCGCTTTCACCGCCAGGCGTACGCCTGTTTTACGATCCGCGCGGGCACCATGCCGGCGCCATCAATGAGCTGTGCTGGGGGCTGGAGGAGCAGGGGGTCCCCTGCCAGACCATAACCTATGACGGAGGCGGTGACGCCGCTGCGCTGGGCGCCCTGGCGGCCAGAAGCTCGCCCCTGCGGGTGGGTATCGGGCTCAGCGCGTCCGGCGAGATAGCCCTCACTCATGCCCAGCTGCCGGCGGACGCGCCGCTGGCTACCGGACACGTCACCGATAGCGACGATCATCTGCGTACGCTCGGCGCCAACGCCGGGCAGCTGGTTAAAGTCCTGCCGTTAAGTGAGAGAAACTGA
- the dhaT gene encoding 1,3-propanediol dehydrogenase: MSYRMFDYLVPNVNFFGPNAISVVGERCQLLGGKKALLVTDKGLRAIKDGAVDKTLHYLREAGIEVAIFDGVEPNPKDTNVRDGLAVFRREQCDIIVTVGGGSPHDCGKGIGIAATHEGDLYQYAGIETLTNPLPPIVAVNTTAGTASEVTRHCVLTNTETKVKFVIVSWRNLPSVSINDPLLMIGKPAALTAATGMDALTHAVEAYISKDANPVTDAAAMQAIRLIARNLRQAVALGSNLQARENMAYASLLAGMAFNNANLGYVHAMAHQLGGLYDMPHGVANAVLLPHVARYNLIANPEKFAEIAELMGENITGLSTLDAAEKAIAAITRLSMDIGIPQHLRDLGVKEADFPYMAEMALKDGNAFSNPRKGNEQEIAAIFRQAF; the protein is encoded by the coding sequence ATGAGCTATCGTATGTTTGATTATCTGGTGCCAAACGTTAACTTTTTTGGCCCCAACGCCATTTCCGTAGTCGGCGAACGCTGCCAGCTGCTGGGGGGGAAAAAAGCCCTGCTGGTCACCGACAAAGGCCTGCGGGCAATTAAAGATGGCGCGGTGGACAAAACCCTGCATTATCTGCGGGAGGCCGGGATCGAGGTGGCGATCTTTGACGGCGTCGAGCCGAACCCGAAAGACACCAACGTGCGCGACGGCCTCGCCGTGTTTCGCCGCGAACAGTGCGACATCATCGTCACCGTGGGCGGCGGCAGCCCGCACGATTGCGGCAAAGGCATCGGCATCGCCGCCACCCATGAGGGCGATCTGTACCAGTATGCCGGAATCGAGACCCTGACCAACCCGCTGCCGCCTATCGTCGCGGTCAATACCACCGCCGGCACCGCCAGCGAGGTCACCCGCCACTGCGTCCTGACCAACACCGAAACCAAAGTGAAGTTTGTGATCGTCAGCTGGCGCAACCTGCCGTCGGTCTCTATCAACGATCCGCTGCTGATGATCGGTAAACCGGCCGCCCTGACCGCGGCGACCGGGATGGATGCCCTGACCCACGCCGTAGAGGCCTATATCTCCAAAGACGCTAACCCGGTGACGGACGCCGCCGCCATGCAGGCGATCCGCCTCATCGCCCGCAACCTGCGCCAGGCCGTGGCCCTCGGCAGCAATCTGCAGGCGCGGGAAAACATGGCCTATGCCTCTCTGCTGGCCGGGATGGCTTTCAATAACGCCAACCTCGGCTACGTGCACGCCATGGCGCACCAGCTGGGCGGCCTGTACGACATGCCGCACGGCGTGGCCAACGCTGTCCTGCTGCCGCATGTGGCCCGCTACAACCTGATCGCCAACCCGGAGAAATTCGCCGAGATTGCTGAACTGATGGGCGAAAATATCACCGGACTGTCCACTCTCGACGCGGCGGAAAAAGCCATCGCCGCTATCACGCGTCTGTCGATGGATATCGGTATTCCGCAGCATCTGCGCGATCTGGGAGTAAAAGAGGCCGACTTCCCCTACATGGCTGAGATGGCTCTGAAAGACGGCAATGCGTTCTCGAACCCGCGTAAAGGCAACGAGCAGGAGATTGCCGCGATTTTCCGCCAGGCATTCTGA
- a CDS encoding GlcG/HbpS family heme-binding protein, translating to MNKSQQVQTITLAAAQQMAAAVEKKATEINVAVVFSVVDRGGNTLLIQRMDEAFVSSCDISLNKAWSACSLKQGTHEITPTVQPGQSLYGLQLTNQQRIIIFGGGLPVIFNEQVIGAVGVSGGTVEQDQLLAQCALDCFSAL from the coding sequence ATGAACAAGAGCCAACAAGTTCAGACAATCACCCTGGCCGCCGCCCAGCAAATGGCGGCGGCGGTGGAAAAAAAAGCCACTGAGATCAACGTGGCGGTGGTGTTTTCCGTGGTTGACCGCGGAGGCAACACGCTGCTTATCCAGCGGATGGACGAGGCCTTCGTCTCCAGCTGCGATATTTCCCTGAATAAAGCCTGGAGCGCCTGCAGCCTGAAGCAAGGTACCCATGAAATTACGCCAACGGTCCAGCCAGGACAATCTCTGTACGGTCTGCAGCTTACCAACCAACAGCGAATTATTATTTTTGGCGGCGGCCTGCCAGTTATTTTTAATGAGCAGGTAATTGGCGCCGTCGGCGTTAGCGGCGGTACGGTCGAGCAGGATCAATTATTAGCACAGTGCGCCCTGGATTGTTTTTCCGCATTATAA
- a CDS encoding propanediol/glycerol family dehydratase large subunit — translation MKRSKRFAVLAQRPVNQDGLIGEWPEEGLIAMDSPFDPVSSVKVDNGLIVELDGKRRDQFDMIDRFIADYAINVERTEQAMRLEAVEIARMLVDIHVSREEIIAITTAITPAKAVEVMAQMNVVEMMMALQKMRARRTPSNQCHVTNLKDNPVQIAADAAEAGIRGFSEQETTVGIARYAPFNALALLVGSQCGRPGVLTQCSVEEATELELGMRGLTSYAETVSVYGTEAVFTDGDDTPWSKAFLASAYASRGLKMRYTSGTGSEALMGYSESKSMLYLESRCIFITKGAGVQGLQNGAVSCIGMTGAVPSGIRAVLAENLIASMLDLEVASANDQTFSHSDIRRTARTLMQMLPGTDFIFSGYSAVPNYDNMFAGSNFDAEDFDDYNILQRDLMVDGGLRPVTEAETIAIRQKAARAIQAVFRELGLPPIADEEVEAATYAHGSNEMPPRNVVEDLSAVEEMMKRNITGLDIVGALSRSGFEDIASNILNMLRQRVTGDYLQTSAILDRQFEVVSAVNDINDYQGPGTGYRISAERWAEIKNIPGVVQPDTIE, via the coding sequence ATGAAAAGATCAAAACGATTTGCAGTACTGGCCCAGCGCCCCGTCAATCAGGACGGGCTGATTGGCGAGTGGCCTGAAGAGGGGCTGATCGCCATGGACAGCCCCTTTGACCCGGTCTCTTCAGTAAAAGTGGACAACGGTCTGATCGTCGAACTGGACGGCAAACGCCGGGACCAGTTTGACATGATCGACCGATTTATCGCCGATTACGCGATCAACGTTGAGCGCACAGAGCAGGCAATGCGCCTGGAGGCGGTGGAAATAGCCCGCATGCTGGTGGATATTCACGTCAGCCGGGAGGAGATCATTGCCATCACTACCGCCATCACGCCGGCCAAAGCGGTCGAGGTGATGGCGCAGATGAACGTGGTGGAGATGATGATGGCGCTGCAGAAGATGCGTGCCCGCCGGACCCCCTCCAACCAGTGCCACGTCACCAATCTCAAAGATAATCCGGTGCAGATTGCCGCTGACGCCGCCGAGGCCGGGATCCGCGGCTTCTCAGAACAGGAGACCACGGTCGGTATCGCGCGCTATGCGCCGTTTAACGCCCTGGCGCTGTTGGTCGGTTCGCAGTGCGGCCGTCCCGGCGTGTTGACGCAGTGCTCGGTGGAAGAGGCCACCGAGCTGGAGCTGGGCATGCGTGGCTTAACCAGCTACGCCGAGACGGTGTCGGTCTACGGCACTGAAGCGGTATTTACCGACGGCGATGATACTCCGTGGTCAAAGGCGTTCCTCGCCTCGGCCTACGCCTCCCGCGGGTTGAAAATGCGCTACACCTCCGGCACCGGATCCGAAGCGCTGATGGGCTATTCGGAGAGCAAGTCGATGCTCTACCTCGAATCGCGCTGCATCTTCATTACCAAAGGCGCCGGGGTTCAGGGGCTGCAAAACGGCGCGGTGAGCTGTATCGGCATGACCGGCGCTGTGCCGTCGGGCATTCGGGCGGTGCTGGCGGAAAACCTGATCGCCTCTATGCTCGACCTCGAAGTGGCGTCCGCTAACGACCAGACTTTCTCCCACTCGGATATTCGCCGCACCGCGCGCACCCTGATGCAGATGCTGCCGGGCACCGACTTTATTTTCTCCGGCTACAGCGCGGTGCCGAACTACGACAACATGTTCGCCGGCTCGAACTTCGATGCGGAAGATTTTGATGATTACAACATCCTGCAGCGTGACCTGATGGTTGACGGCGGCCTGCGTCCGGTGACCGAGGCGGAAACCATTGCCATTCGCCAGAAAGCGGCGCGGGCGATCCAGGCGGTTTTCCGCGAGCTGGGGCTGCCGCCAATCGCCGACGAGGAGGTGGAGGCCGCCACCTACGCGCACGGTAGCAACGAGATGCCGCCGCGTAACGTGGTGGAGGATCTGAGTGCGGTGGAAGAGATGATGAAGCGCAACATCACCGGCCTCGATATTGTCGGCGCGCTGAGCCGCAGCGGCTTTGAGGATATCGCCAGCAATATTCTCAATATGCTGCGCCAGCGGGTCACCGGCGATTACCTGCAGACCTCGGCCATTCTCGATCGGCAGTTCGAGGTGGTGAGTGCGGTCAACGACATCAATGACTATCAGGGGCCGGGCACCGGCTATCGCATCTCTGCCGAACGCTGGGCGGAGATCAAAAATATTCCGGGCGTGGTTCAGCCCGACACCATTGAATAA
- a CDS encoding propanediol/glycerol family dehydratase medium subunit encodes MQQTTQIQPSFTLKTREGGVASADERADEVVIGVGPAFDKHQHHTLIDMPHGAILKELIAGVEEEGLHARVVRILRTSDVSFMAWDAANLSGSGIGIGIQSKGTTVIHQRDLLPLSNLELFSQAPLLTLETYRQIGKNAARYARKESPSPVPVVNDQMVRPKFMAKAALFHIKETKHVVQDAEPVTLHVDLVRE; translated from the coding sequence GTGCAACAGACAACCCAAATTCAGCCCTCTTTTACCCTGAAAACCCGCGAGGGCGGGGTAGCTTCTGCCGATGAACGCGCCGATGAAGTGGTGATCGGCGTCGGCCCTGCCTTCGATAAACACCAGCATCACACTCTGATCGATATGCCCCATGGCGCGATCCTCAAAGAGCTGATTGCCGGGGTGGAAGAAGAGGGGCTTCACGCCCGGGTGGTGCGCATTCTGCGCACGTCCGACGTCTCCTTTATGGCCTGGGATGCTGCCAACCTGAGCGGCTCGGGGATCGGCATCGGTATCCAGTCGAAGGGGACCACGGTCATCCATCAGCGCGATCTGCTGCCGCTCAGCAACCTGGAGCTGTTCTCCCAGGCGCCGCTGCTGACGCTGGAAACCTACCGGCAGATTGGCAAAAACGCCGCGCGCTATGCGCGCAAAGAGTCACCTTCGCCGGTGCCGGTGGTGAACGATCAGATGGTGCGGCCGAAATTTATGGCCAAAGCCGCGCTATTTCATATCAAAGAGACCAAACATGTGGTGCAGGACGCCGAGCCCGTCACCCTGCACGTCGACTTAGTAAGGGAGTGA
- a CDS encoding glycerol dehydratase small subunit DhaB3 encodes MSEKTMRVQDYPLATRCPEHILTPTGKPLTDITLEKVLSGEVGPQDVRISRQTLEYQAQIAEQMQRHAVARNFRRAAELIAIPDERILAIYNALRPFRSSQAELLAIADELEHTWHATVNAAFVRESAEVYQQRHKLRKGS; translated from the coding sequence ATGAGCGAGAAAACCATGCGCGTGCAGGATTATCCGTTAGCCACCCGCTGCCCGGAGCATATCCTGACGCCTACCGGCAAACCATTGACCGATATTACCCTCGAGAAGGTGCTCTCTGGCGAGGTGGGCCCGCAGGATGTGCGGATCTCCCGCCAGACCCTTGAGTACCAGGCGCAGATTGCTGAGCAGATGCAGCGCCATGCGGTGGCGCGCAATTTCCGCCGCGCGGCGGAGCTTATCGCCATTCCTGACGAGCGCATTCTGGCTATCTATAACGCGCTGCGCCCGTTCCGCTCCTCGCAGGCGGAGCTGCTGGCGATCGCCGACGAGCTGGAGCACACCTGGCATGCGACAGTGAATGCCGCCTTTGTCCGGGAGTCGGCGGAAGTGTATCAGCAGCGGCATAAGCTGCGTAAAGGAAGCTAA